Proteins from a single region of Amblyomma americanum isolate KBUSLIRL-KWMA chromosome 10, ASM5285725v1, whole genome shotgun sequence:
- the LOC144108147 gene encoding kelch domain-containing protein 3-like, producing the protein MWTVRLGGVPEGACYTSVSINGKIYSFDPDREDVDRTTRESVEVYVFDPATCQWNQLQTQSLPDGSPWHNNYSRTVVAYGDSAYLWSSRDYIEVGSAVYRFDTRTMAWSLLEVSGIWPEFRFGQTACLLGSRVYLYGGWPVDGPPTPQIDFLDLKTLRWHTVPTRGELPENTMYHSASAIGDRMYVWGGAIVLSGRGTAYSSSLVYLDTSTSTWVRPRVDGFPPEGREDHATFVYNGELYVFGGLDFDRDRYFGIIHKYSPEKSSWSVVTPKRSGPSARRFPGCCVIDNLLFVFGGRGLKSYATVEQWMQSSAEETSELCEEALTDMHVLDFCPTLKTMCLMAVIDANVHVGHLPPAIKKEVSALTS; encoded by the coding sequence ATGTGGACGGTGCGGCTGGGAGGCGTGCCGGAAGGCGCATGCTACACGTCTGTCTCCATTAATGGCAAGATCTActcgttcgaccccgaccgcgaggACGTGGACCGCACCACACGCGAGTCCGTCGAAGTCTACGTATTCGACCCTGCGACCTGCCAGTGGAaccagctgcagacgcagtcccTTCCGGACGGGAGCCCCTGGCATAATAATTACAGCCGCACGGTCGTCGCCTACGGAGACAGCGCCTACCTCTGGAGCAGCCGGGATTATATCGAAGTGGGTAGCGCAGTTTACCGCTTCGACACCAGAACGATGGCGTGGAGTCTTCTGGAAGTGTCTGGCATATGGCCAGAATTTCGGTTCGGCCAAACTGCATGCTTGCTGGGCAGCCGAGTCTACCTCTATGGTGGATGGCCGGTGGATGGCCCACCCACGCCGCAGATAGATTTCCTCGACCTGAAGACATTGCGCTGGCATACTGTGCCAACCAGAGGCGAGCTTCCGGAGAACACCATGTACCACTCGGCGTCCGCCATTGGGGACCGTATGTACGTGTGGGGCGGAGCCATTGTGCTCTCTGGCCGAGGCACAGCCTACAGCAGCTCTCTGGTGTATCTGGACACGTCCACCTCGACATGGGTGCGGCCTCGCGTCGATGGCTTTCCCCCCGAAGGGCGCGAAGATCACGCCACCTTCGTCTACAACGGAGAGCTGTATGTATTTGGAGGTTTGGACTTCGACCGGGACCGATACTTTGGCATCATCCACAAGTACAGCCCTGAGAAGTCCTCCTGGAGCGTAGTGACGCCGAAGCGGTCAGGCCCGTCGGCCAGGCGGTTCCCGGGCTGCTGCGTGATTGACAATTTGCTTTTCGTCTTCGGTGGTCGAGGATTGAAATCCTATGCAACGGTCGAGCAGTGGATGCAGTCTAGTGCAGAGGAGACTTCTGAACTATGCGAAGAGGCGCTGACGGATATGCACGTGCTAGACTTTTGTCCGACTTTGAAAACTATGTGCCTGATGGCTGTCATAGACGCCAATGTGCATGTCGGCCACCTGCCGCCTGCCATTAAAAAGGAGGTCAGTGCACTCACAAGCTAG